A genome region from Clostridium pasteurianum includes the following:
- a CDS encoding ribose-phosphate diphosphokinase codes for MMDHRKNIKIFTGNSYPALAQEIADIIGVQVGDSKVSKFSNGEISVDINETVRGTDLFLIQTLCEPVNDSIMELLIMLDAFKRASAGRITAVIPNYAYARQDRKAKARQPITAKLMADLIHTAGADRVLTMDLHAPQIQGFFDIPVDHLEGVPILAKYFKKLNLNQDEVIVVSPDIGGVKRARKFAEKLHAPIAIIDKRRPRPNVSEVMSIIGDVNGKRAILVDDMIDTAGSIVNAAEALIKMGAKEVYACCTHGVLSGPAIERLDKSPLKQVVILNTIPVDGDKKIDKIKVLSVAPIFAEAIRRIYDDMPVSKIFQEENK; via the coding sequence ATGATGGATCATAGGAAGAATATAAAAATATTTACAGGAAACTCTTATCCTGCGTTGGCCCAAGAGATAGCGGATATAATTGGAGTTCAAGTTGGAGATTCAAAGGTAAGTAAGTTCAGTAATGGTGAAATATCTGTTGATATTAATGAAACTGTTAGAGGTACTGATTTATTTTTAATTCAAACATTATGTGAACCTGTTAATGATAGTATAATGGAGCTTTTAATTATGCTAGATGCATTTAAAAGAGCTTCGGCTGGAAGGATAACTGCGGTAATACCTAACTATGCTTATGCAAGACAGGATAGAAAGGCAAAGGCAAGACAACCTATTACAGCAAAATTAATGGCAGATTTAATACATACAGCGGGAGCGGACAGGGTTCTTACTATGGATTTACATGCTCCACAGATACAAGGATTTTTCGACATACCAGTTGATCATTTAGAAGGAGTGCCAATACTTGCTAAATACTTTAAAAAGTTAAATTTGAATCAAGATGAAGTTATTGTGGTTTCACCTGATATAGGCGGGGTTAAAAGAGCAAGAAAGTTTGCAGAAAAGCTTCATGCACCAATTGCTATTATAGACAAGAGAAGACCAAGACCGAATGTTTCAGAGGTTATGAGTATCATTGGTGATGTTAATGGCAAAAGAGCAATACTTGTAGATGATATGATTGATACAGCAGGTTCAATTGTAAATGCAGCTGAAGCTCTAATAAAAATGGGTGCTAAGGAAGTTTATGCATGCTGCACTCATGGCGTTTTGTCAGGTCCTGCTATAGAGAGACTTGATAAATCACCTTTGAAACAGGTTGTTATTTTAAATACAATTCCAGTTGATGGAGATAAAAAAATTGATAAAATAAAAGTTTTATCAGTTGCTCCTATATTTGCAGAGGCAATTAGAAGAATTTATGATGATATGCCTGTAAGTAAAATATTTCAAGAAGAAAATAAGTGA
- a CDS encoding response regulator transcription factor, translating into MDNSLAKVLIVDDDENICEVIKLYLESSGYSTKLCHDGKTAQDVFIEYKPDIVLLDIMLPKEDGVDVLKWIRKADNTPVIMLTAKGETFDKVLALELGADDYMVKPFEPKELVARVKAVLRRANSENVSNQVLNFNDLKIDMSSYTVIYKGEEIKMPPKEFELLYYLANNKNKVFTREQLLCEVWGYDYPGDSRTVDVHVKRLREKLQEGSGWDIQTVWGVGYKFEVK; encoded by the coding sequence ATGGATAATTCTTTGGCTAAAGTATTAATAGTAGATGATGATGAGAATATATGTGAAGTAATAAAACTTTATCTTGAAAGCAGTGGATATTCAACTAAATTATGTCATGATGGGAAAACTGCACAAGATGTATTTATAGAATATAAACCAGATATTGTTTTACTAGATATAATGCTACCTAAGGAAGACGGTGTTGATGTTTTAAAATGGATAAGGAAGGCAGACAATACACCAGTTATAATGCTTACTGCTAAGGGGGAAACTTTTGATAAGGTATTAGCTCTAGAATTAGGAGCAGACGATTATATGGTTAAACCTTTTGAACCAAAGGAGTTAGTAGCAAGAGTTAAGGCAGTATTAAGAAGGGCCAATTCAGAAAATGTTTCAAATCAAGTTCTTAATTTTAATGACTTAAAAATAGATATGAGTTCATATACGGTAATATATAAAGGAGAAGAAATAAAGATGCCACCTAAGGAATTTGAGCTTCTTTACTATCTTGCAAATAACAAGAATAAGGTATTTACGCGTGAGCAACTTTTATGCGAAGTATGGGGATATGATTATCCTGGCGATTCTAGAACTGTGGATGTACATGTAAAGAGATTGAGAGAAAAGCTGCAGGAAGGAAGCGGCTGGGATATTCAAACTGTATGGGGTGTTGGATATAAATTTGAGGTGAAATAA
- a CDS encoding sensor histidine kinase: protein MRKGIFSKMMLAYTAIIAISFVIMSAFLSFWFKNYYFSQKRSQVGTEAKYVEAVAFQYIEGNMSIERTNNTLKEVIAYINTDVNADIVVVDNYGYVYAVSNPKNDYLIGTQINDKDLDDVEKNEKTIEKSVDYSQVFKRTVHLYGIPMIFNNNFKGTILMATPYNDFKHPLNRVYAIIWISAIFAIIGACIIMYYLSQKIILSPLKNINDVARKIAKGEVQKRVNINSNDEIGELGESFNFMADSIEKSEKNRREFISNVSHEIRSPITSIKGFIGGMLDGVVPREKERYYLSLTYDETNRLTRLVNDLLDLSSIEAGHLKLNLSKVDINEIIRFTVLKFETKIKEKKLSVDVCFSDDKLYVIADKDRISQVVTNLIDNAVKYVYSGGRIKITTNEKYNKAYISIYNNGPQISEQDFNHIWDRFYKSDKARTRKMSTGLGLPIVRSILTEHGEDINVENKKEGGVEFIFTLKTVK, encoded by the coding sequence ATGAGAAAGGGAATTTTCTCCAAAATGATGCTGGCGTATACAGCAATAATTGCTATAAGTTTTGTTATTATGTCTGCCTTTCTATCATTTTGGTTTAAGAACTACTATTTTTCTCAAAAAAGGAGTCAGGTAGGTACAGAAGCAAAATATGTTGAAGCCGTTGCGTTTCAATATATAGAAGGAAATATGTCAATAGAGAGAACAAATAATACTTTAAAAGAAGTAATTGCATATATAAACACGGATGTAAATGCTGATATAGTTGTAGTAGACAATTATGGATATGTATATGCTGTCTCTAATCCTAAAAATGATTATTTAATTGGAACTCAAATAAATGACAAGGATTTGGATGACGTTGAAAAAAATGAGAAGACTATAGAAAAAAGTGTTGATTATAGTCAGGTGTTTAAAAGGACTGTTCATTTATATGGGATACCGATGATATTTAATAATAATTTTAAGGGAACAATATTAATGGCGACTCCATACAATGATTTCAAACACCCATTAAATAGGGTATATGCAATAATATGGATTTCGGCGATATTTGCAATAATAGGTGCCTGTATTATTATGTATTATCTTTCTCAAAAAATAATATTAAGCCCACTTAAGAATATAAATGACGTAGCAAGAAAAATAGCTAAGGGTGAGGTCCAAAAGAGAGTTAATATTAACTCAAATGATGAAATAGGTGAGCTTGGGGAATCTTTTAATTTTATGGCAGATTCTATTGAGAAATCAGAAAAAAATAGAAGAGAATTCATATCAAATGTATCACATGAAATACGGTCTCCAATAACCTCTATAAAGGGTTTTATAGGCGGTATGCTTGATGGTGTAGTTCCAAGGGAAAAGGAAAGATACTATTTATCTCTTACATATGATGAGACAAATAGGCTTACAAGACTTGTTAATGATTTATTGGATTTATCTTCTATAGAGGCTGGACATTTAAAACTAAATTTGTCAAAAGTAGATATTAACGAAATAATACGATTTACAGTTCTTAAGTTTGAAACGAAAATAAAAGAAAAAAAGTTATCAGTGGATGTATGTTTTAGTGACGATAAGTTATATGTGATTGCAGATAAAGATAGAATAAGTCAAGTAGTTACAAATTTAATAGATAATGCGGTTAAATATGTATATAGTGGTGGCAGGATAAAGATAACAACAAATGAGAAATACAATAAAGCCTACATTTCAATATATAATAATGGACCGCAAATTTCAGAACAAGATTTTAATCATATATGGGATAGATTTTACAAATCAGATAAGGCTAGAACTAGAAAAATGAGTACAGGTCTGGGTCTCCCAATTGTGAGAAGCATACTTACTGAGCATGGAGAAGATATAAATGTAGAAAATAAAAAAGAAGGCGGAGTAGAATTTATTTTCACCTTAAAAACTGTGAAGTAA
- a CDS encoding S1C family serine protease, translated as MFDDKNEIEDVTWKEVNTDNSKNNVGNINFRNSGKSKFKKLFKLLTFIAISVLSGAITATYVVNTRYYELTEKSNTPMFQEKKSVVGSNNSIPVNSVNKVSDEVGSSIVGIVSSSDASNHGPITGSGVIFKSDGYIVTNSHLISDANKILVRLSNGKEFDSKVIASDGESDIAIIKVNGHNLPTAIFGDSSKVRVGDIAVAVGNFLGDKSSGDVTAGIISAASRSLKASDDSSVMDISNYRVLQTSAIINSGNSGGALCNEKGEVIGINSDKLNMDYDSDGASFAVSINDVKEILDQLMKNGKVIKTFVGIVGGDLKDNSKSKLEGVYVKEVVPRSSAAEAGIKPSDIILELDGQRITTIDDIGNVLNSKKVGDKVLCKVNRNGKLLKLQIVLTENKN; from the coding sequence TTGTTCGATGACAAAAATGAAATAGAGGATGTAACCTGGAAGGAAGTAAATACAGATAATTCTAAGAATAATGTGGGAAATATTAATTTCAGAAATAGCGGCAAATCTAAATTTAAAAAGTTATTTAAATTATTAACCTTTATAGCAATTTCTGTATTATCTGGTGCTATAACAGCAACATATGTTGTAAATACAAGATATTATGAACTTACAGAAAAGAGTAACACACCTATGTTTCAAGAAAAAAAATCTGTTGTAGGAAGTAATAACAGCATTCCAGTAAACTCAGTTAATAAGGTATCAGATGAAGTAGGATCAAGCATAGTTGGGATAGTTAGTTCAAGTGATGCCAGTAATCATGGGCCAATCACTGGTTCTGGGGTAATATTTAAGTCTGACGGATATATAGTTACAAATTCTCATTTAATAAGTGATGCTAATAAGATATTAGTAAGATTATCTAATGGAAAAGAGTTTGATTCCAAAGTTATAGCATCTGACGGTGAATCAGATATAGCGATAATAAAAGTAAATGGTCATAATTTGCCTACAGCTATTTTTGGAGACTCATCTAAGGTTAGGGTTGGAGATATAGCTGTTGCTGTAGGAAATTTCCTTGGTGATAAGTCTTCCGGTGATGTTACTGCAGGTATAATAAGTGCTGCAAGTAGAAGCTTAAAGGCATCAGATGATTCTTCTGTGATGGATATTTCAAATTATAGGGTTTTGCAAACAAGCGCTATTATAAATTCAGGAAACAGCGGTGGAGCATTATGCAACGAAAAAGGTGAAGTTATAGGCATAAATAGCGATAAGCTTAACATGGATTATGATAGTGATGGTGCTAGCTTTGCAGTATCAATAAACGATGTTAAGGAGATATTAGATCAGCTTATGAAGAATGGAAAGGTGATAAAAACATTTGTTGGTATAGTCGGAGGAGATCTTAAAGATAATTCTAAAAGTAAACTTGAGGGTGTTTATGTAAAAGAAGTTGTACCTAGAAGTAGTGCGGCAGAGGCGGGTATAAAACCAAGTGATATAATTTTAGAATTAGATGGCCAAAGAATAACTACTATAGATGATATTGGAAATGTACTAAATAGTAAAAAAGTAGGAGATAAAGTTCTATGTAAGGTTAATAGAAATGGAAAATTACTTAAGCTTCAAATTGTATTAACCGAAAATAAGAATTAG
- the pth gene encoding aminoacyl-tRNA hydrolase — protein sequence MFLIVGLGNPGQKYEHTRHNTGFDAIEKIADRYDIKIDKKKFKGLYGSGIINGEKVILLKPYTYMNLSGESVQEAANFYKMKNENIIVIYDDISLDVGKIRMRGKGSAGGHNGIKNIILNLSSDEFPRIKIGVGNPIGNLVDYVLGRFKDNDRVIIEKVFDVVTEAVSSIVADGLESAMNKFNGMKLE from the coding sequence GTGTTTCTAATAGTTGGGCTTGGTAATCCAGGACAAAAGTACGAACATACAAGGCATAACACAGGTTTTGATGCAATTGAAAAAATTGCAGATAGGTATGATATAAAAATAGATAAAAAAAAGTTTAAAGGTTTATATGGAAGTGGAATTATAAATGGTGAGAAAGTAATTTTATTAAAACCGTATACATATATGAATTTAAGCGGTGAAAGTGTACAGGAGGCTGCAAATTTTTATAAAATGAAAAATGAAAATATTATTGTTATATATGATGATATAAGTCTTGATGTTGGAAAGATTAGAATGAGAGGCAAAGGAAGTGCAGGAGGACATAATGGAATAAAAAACATAATACTTAATTTATCCTCAGATGAATTTCCCAGAATAAAAATAGGAGTTGGAAATCCCATAGGAAATCTTGTGGATTATGTTCTTGGCAGGTTTAAAGATAACGATAGAGTTATAATCGAAAAGGTTTTTGATGTTGTTACAGAAGCCGTTAGCAGCATAGTAGCAGATGGATTAGAAAGTGCTATGAATAAATTTAACGGCATGAAGTTAGAATAA
- the mfd gene encoding transcription-repair coupling factor: MRLDGLMHPLKSNNKFQDAICKIKNSEFPIELCGTSESGKSYLISGLYEEIDNPFLVVTDSDSQARKIYEDLSFYNQNVYYMPTKEVVFYNIYAVSGDLRWERLKVIRKMMSRGKKILVTSVENLASVYLPVNLYKKFTFKLSLGDTVKAEELKTKLIQCGYEHVESVDAKGQFSVRGGIIDIYSPISDVPYRIEFFGDEIESIRSFNTESQRSIEKVNKIEIFPAKEIILTDEAIEKGYNSIKSELDESLKKLKESNEESYKNLKETINYNLEQLKEKAGFETIDTFIPYFYDKTSSFFDYVNNYVIFVDNFERCKGKLKSVYYEFEQNYENFLQRGDILPKQGNIIVPEDTVYETLKEKKIINLESIEKTISDGARAQIAFNEITLSSYQGQIDILINDIKNLKEERYKTVILCGTKSRGQRLVESLRDRGIESVYKDSVLSVDYGEIVVTPGSQLKGFKYPEMKLCVISDKEIFGTSRKKKEKKKKRKGVGKIKSFTELKPGDYVVHVNHGIGIFKGIKQLEVQGHKKDYLELNYAVDDKLYVPVEQLDLVQKYIGSEGKAPKVNKLGSNEWTKAKNKVRKSINEIAEELVKLYAVRSTVNGHKYSKDTVWQKQFEDEFPYNETPDQISAIEEIKSDMESGKVMDRLICGDVGYGKTEVAVRAAFKAVMEGKQVAFLVPTTILAEQHYNNFKNRFADFPVKIDMISRFRSQSEQRSTLKALKEGNIDIIIGTHRILNKEISFKDLGMLIIDEEQRFGVSHKEKLKQFKKNIDVLTLTATPIPRTLHMSLTGVRDISVIETPPEERYPVQTYVVEYNDQLIRDAIMREIGRGGQIFFVYNRVESIREMAASLGKLVPEARIAIAHGQMSEHELENVMLDFMSGNYDILLCTTIIETGIDIQNVNTLIIYNADKMGLSQLYQLRGRVGRTNRMAYAYFTYKKDKILTEVAEKRLKAIKEFTQLGSGFKIAMRDLEIRGAGNIMGSAQHGHMAAIGYDLYCRMLEDTIKQIKGEIKNEPVETTVDLKVDAYIPSSFIDDETLKISVYKKIAAIDSYDEMIDIKEELEDRFSTIPKTVQNLMLIACLKSVAREMGILEIKDRINQLEIKFESNDRISKKLVEGLLKNYNKSVLFKMGDTPTIMYSLKDVKREDILENLKQFLKYMKSLVETN, from the coding sequence ATGAGACTTGATGGGCTTATGCATCCTCTGAAAAGCAATAATAAATTTCAAGATGCTATTTGCAAAATAAAAAACAGTGAATTCCCTATAGAATTATGTGGAACTTCTGAATCAGGAAAAAGCTATTTAATAAGTGGGTTGTATGAAGAAATAGACAACCCCTTTTTAGTAGTAACGGATAGTGATTCGCAGGCAAGGAAAATATATGAAGACTTGTCGTTTTATAATCAAAATGTATATTATATGCCAACAAAAGAAGTTGTATTTTATAATATATATGCTGTATCAGGAGATTTAAGGTGGGAAAGATTAAAAGTAATAAGAAAAATGATGTCTAGGGGTAAAAAGATATTAGTTACCTCTGTGGAAAATTTAGCATCAGTATATTTGCCTGTAAATTTATATAAGAAGTTTACATTTAAGTTATCTTTAGGGGACACAGTAAAGGCTGAAGAGCTTAAAACAAAATTAATTCAATGTGGATATGAACACGTTGAAAGTGTAGATGCTAAAGGTCAATTTTCTGTTAGGGGAGGTATAATAGACATATACTCCCCTATATCAGATGTTCCTTATAGAATTGAATTTTTTGGCGATGAAATAGAGTCAATAAGGAGCTTTAATACTGAATCTCAAAGAAGTATAGAGAAAGTAAACAAAATAGAAATATTTCCAGCAAAAGAAATAATACTTACAGATGAAGCTATTGAAAAAGGTTATAATTCAATTAAAAGTGAGTTAGATGAATCGCTTAAAAAACTTAAAGAAAGTAATGAAGAAAGTTATAAAAATCTTAAGGAAACAATTAATTATAATCTTGAACAGTTAAAAGAAAAGGCTGGTTTTGAGACTATAGATACTTTCATCCCATATTTTTATGATAAAACTTCAAGCTTTTTTGATTATGTAAATAATTATGTTATTTTTGTGGATAATTTTGAAAGATGTAAGGGCAAGCTTAAAAGCGTTTATTATGAGTTTGAACAGAATTACGAGAATTTTCTTCAGAGGGGGGATATACTCCCTAAGCAAGGTAATATAATTGTTCCCGAGGATACCGTATATGAGACTTTAAAAGAGAAAAAAATAATAAACTTAGAGTCTATTGAAAAAACAATTTCGGATGGAGCTAGAGCTCAAATAGCATTTAATGAAATAACTTTATCAAGTTATCAAGGTCAAATAGATATTTTGATTAATGACATAAAAAATTTAAAAGAAGAAAGATATAAAACAGTAATTTTATGTGGAACTAAATCTAGAGGTCAGAGACTTGTTGAAAGTTTAAGAGATAGAGGCATAGAAAGCGTATATAAAGATAGTGTTTTAAGTGTAGATTATGGAGAAATTGTTGTTACACCGGGAAGCCAACTTAAGGGTTTTAAATATCCAGAGATGAAATTGTGTGTTATTTCTGACAAGGAGATATTTGGAACGTCAAGAAAGAAAAAAGAAAAGAAAAAAAAGCGAAAAGGTGTAGGCAAAATAAAGAGTTTTACGGAACTAAAACCGGGAGACTATGTTGTACATGTTAATCATGGTATAGGTATATTTAAGGGCATAAAACAGCTTGAAGTTCAGGGCCATAAGAAGGATTACCTAGAACTTAATTATGCTGTAGATGATAAACTTTATGTCCCTGTAGAGCAGCTTGATTTAGTGCAGAAGTATATAGGAAGCGAAGGAAAAGCTCCTAAGGTAAATAAACTTGGAAGTAATGAGTGGACTAAGGCTAAAAATAAGGTTAGAAAGTCTATAAATGAAATTGCGGAGGAGCTTGTTAAGCTTTATGCGGTTAGATCGACAGTTAATGGTCACAAATATTCAAAGGATACAGTTTGGCAAAAACAATTTGAAGATGAGTTCCCGTATAATGAAACTCCAGATCAGATTTCAGCTATTGAAGAGATAAAAAGTGATATGGAATCTGGTAAAGTTATGGATAGATTAATATGTGGTGATGTTGGATATGGAAAAACTGAAGTAGCTGTAAGGGCAGCATTTAAGGCTGTTATGGAGGGCAAGCAAGTGGCTTTTCTAGTACCTACGACTATACTTGCAGAGCAGCATTACAACAATTTTAAAAACCGATTTGCCGATTTTCCTGTCAAGATAGATATGATAAGTAGATTTAGGAGTCAGTCTGAGCAAAGATCAACTCTTAAGGCTTTAAAAGAAGGAAATATAGACATAATTATAGGTACTCATAGAATCTTAAATAAGGAGATTAGTTTTAAGGATTTGGGAATGCTTATAATTGATGAGGAACAAAGATTTGGGGTTTCACACAAGGAGAAGTTAAAGCAGTTTAAGAAAAATATTGATGTTTTAACTTTGACAGCTACACCTATTCCAAGAACTCTTCATATGTCACTTACTGGTGTTAGAGATATAAGCGTAATTGAAACTCCACCTGAAGAAAGATATCCTGTGCAGACATATGTTGTTGAATATAATGATCAGCTTATACGTGATGCCATAATGAGAGAAATTGGTAGGGGCGGACAGATATTCTTTGTATATAATAGAGTTGAATCTATAAGAGAAATGGCAGCATCTCTTGGAAAACTTGTTCCAGAAGCTAGAATTGCAATAGCACATGGTCAAATGTCCGAACATGAGCTTGAAAATGTAATGCTTGATTTTATGTCAGGAAATTATGATATATTGCTTTGTACTACTATAATAGAAACTGGAATTGATATACAGAACGTAAATACGCTTATAATTTATAATGCTGATAAAATGGGACTTTCTCAGCTTTACCAGCTTAGAGGTAGAGTTGGAAGAACTAATAGGATGGCCTATGCTTATTTTACTTATAAAAAAGATAAGATATTAACTGAAGTTGCAGAAAAAAGGCTTAAAGCTATAAAAGAATTTACACAATTAGGTTCTGGATTTAAAATTGCCATGCGAGATCTTGAGATAAGAGGTGCAGGAAATATAATGGGTTCTGCACAGCATGGACATATGGCAGCTATTGGTTATGATTTATACTGCAGAATGCTTGAAGACACCATAAAACAAATAAAGGGTGAAATTAAAAATGAGCCTGTTGAAACTACTGTGGACTTAAAAGTTGATGCTTATATACCGTCATCCTTTATTGATGATGAAACTTTAAAGATATCTGTTTATAAGAAAATTGCGGCTATAGATTCATATGATGAAATGATTGATATAAAAGAAGAACTTGAAGATAGATTTTCAACTATACCTAAAACTGTTCAAAATCTTATGCTCATAGCTTGCTTAAAGAGTGTGGCAAGGGAAATGGGTATTTTAGAAATTAAGGATAGAATAAATCAGCTTGAAATTAAATTTGAAAGTAATGATAGAATTAGTAAGAAATTAGTAGAGGGATTGCTTAAAAATTATAATAAGTCTGTTTTGTTTAAGATGGGGGATACTCCTACTATCATGTATAGCTTGAAGGATGTAAAAAGAGAAGATATACTTGAAAATTTAAAACAATTTTTAAAATATATGAAATCTTTAGTTGAAACAAATTAA
- a CDS encoding peptidylprolyl isomerase, which yields MRSTKKLIAALLLGMFTFSTAGCDMIEKNPEAINAKVVATYYGNKTITRGEVDSKAKYAIEQLKSQYGDDYTKNEEAMAALKKQKDAIVKSLIDQDIFLKKAKDEKITLSKDEEKAAVDDTYNQYLKQFKSESEFKSTLSKYGYTTAEFKKELKTKAIADKLVQKMTKGVTVSDAEAKKYYDANKSSYTEQPNKIHLEHILVKTEKEAKAAKARIDKGESFESVAKAVSIDTTKDKGGDLGDVEMNNSNFDKTFMAAALKLKDNEVSKPVHTQFGWHVIKCVKRTEYPIKDFDKVKDEIKQQLLSNKQKSVYESTLKKWENQANIQKNEKNLM from the coding sequence ATGAGAAGCACTAAAAAGCTGATTGCTGCACTTTTACTGGGAATGTTTACATTTTCTACAGCAGGATGTGATATGATAGAAAAGAACCCAGAAGCTATAAATGCTAAAGTTGTTGCAACTTATTACGGGAACAAAACTATTACTAGAGGAGAAGTTGATAGCAAGGCAAAATATGCTATTGAACAATTAAAATCTCAGTATGGTGACGACTACACTAAAAATGAAGAAGCCATGGCAGCATTAAAAAAGCAAAAAGATGCAATAGTTAAAAGCCTTATTGACCAGGACATATTTTTAAAGAAGGCAAAGGATGAAAAGATAACATTAAGTAAGGATGAAGAAAAGGCTGCTGTAGATGATACATATAATCAATATCTAAAACAGTTTAAATCAGAATCTGAATTCAAGAGTACATTATCAAAGTATGGTTATACAACAGCTGAATTTAAAAAGGAATTGAAGACTAAAGCTATTGCAGATAAATTAGTTCAGAAGATGACTAAAGGTGTAACAGTATCTGACGCTGAAGCTAAAAAATATTATGATGCAAATAAGAGCTCTTATACTGAGCAGCCTAACAAGATACACTTAGAACATATTCTAGTAAAAACAGAGAAGGAAGCAAAGGCAGCAAAAGCTAGAATAGATAAAGGGGAATCTTTTGAATCAGTAGCTAAAGCTGTATCTATAGATACTACAAAGGATAAAGGCGGAGATCTTGGAGACGTAGAAATGAATAACTCTAATTTTGATAAAACCTTTATGGCAGCAGCTTTAAAGTTAAAGGATAACGAAGTTAGTAAGCCTGTACACACTCAATTTGGGTGGCATGTAATAAAATGTGTAAAGAGAACGGAATATCCAATAAAAGATTTTGATAAAGTTAAAGACGAAATAAAGCAGCAGCTATTGAGTAATAAGCAAAAATCTGTATATGAAAGCACATTAAAGAAATGGGAAAATCAAGCTAATATACAGAAAAATGAAAAGAACCTTATGTAA
- the spoVT gene encoding stage V sporulation protein T: MKATGIVRRIDDLGRVVIPKEIRRTLRIREGDPLEIFTDREGGVILKKYSPINELSDFSKEYAESLNASMGHTVIICDGDGVITVSGGNKKEYMDKRISNEIENIMDERKVFNMTEAGKAIPIYEGDDGTEKYKAQIVAPILAEGDAVGAVIIFSENDEAKFGDLEIKMAETASSFLGKQMEQ, from the coding sequence ATGAAAGCAACAGGTATTGTTAGGCGTATAGACGATTTGGGGAGAGTTGTAATACCAAAGGAAATAAGAAGAACACTCAGAATAAGGGAAGGAGACCCACTGGAGATATTTACAGATAGAGAAGGGGGAGTTATTTTAAAGAAGTATTCTCCAATAAATGAATTAAGTGATTTTTCAAAAGAATATGCCGAATCATTAAATGCTTCTATGGGGCATACGGTTATAATTTGCGATGGAGATGGTGTCATTACTGTAAGCGGGGGAAATAAAAAGGAATATATGGATAAGCGAATAAGTAATGAAATCGAGAATATAATGGACGAAAGAAAAGTTTTTAATATGACAGAGGCAGGAAAAGCAATTCCTATATATGAAGGAGACGATGGTACAGAGAAATACAAGGCTCAGATTGTAGCTCCTATACTTGCAGAAGGCGATGCTGTAGGTGCTGTGATAATTTTTTCTGAAAATGATGAAGCAAAATTTGGAGATCTTGAAATTAAAATGGCAGAGACTGCATCATCATTCCTTGGTAAACAAATGGAGCAATAA